A single Rubrivivax gelatinosus IL144 DNA region contains:
- a CDS encoding BPTD_3080 family restriction endonuclease, with product MSQINAVEAPIINSPYDPPAFHWHIEEGKHPEKRPGRRLASYFFRVPDRAARGRKAKGQQSLLDDASKGQEYLLDLANLIRQRLQEWRERDYAGATKVTRELLELWRSPDRSQRLFFAQLEAVETVLFLVEGPDDLKQGINVPSDEPGDDAKAEGYKAFVRYALKMATGSGKTTVMGMLSAWSILNKVAQPQASAYSDTVLIVCPNVTIRDRLRELDPNLDELSLYRTRQLVPLHRMPDLRKGEVFITNWHNLERRELTDVNGTSAKVVKRGVPVEKLRTVKVGGKDAVTEADIRQQALTGAFDILRELRDNKGQLTGFEVKEVRYYESDTAFLRRVLGNRKGRSSAILVMNDEAHHAYRRGKLDAEDTFAIDEETAEVDAREATVWIEGLDRINKALGGRTNGVRLCVDLSATPFFIQGSGNEVGKPFPWVVSDFSLLEAIEAGLVKIPQLPTQDIGGTETPAYFNVWRWVQEIAEKEGHSGKLTPDVLMRYATQPIVQLADEWRKTAEQWSAQFKAGHRKTDVPPVFIIVCRDTALAKELYDWLANGNPTYGAAPEQFRNAPGREWTVRVDSKVAEDIAEGGGKNDEARRLRFVLETIGKTGWPGNKVPEEYVAMVEKHNRKALEDDDNGLVTIDASVPPGRDVRCIISVAMLSEGWDATTVTHVVGLRPFGSQLLCEQVVGRALRRTSYAVDEATGFFREETAKVFGVPFELIPFKVEGGAQQPPSPPANQIYAVPAKAQYELAFPVVEGYTDPGVTRLTMDWPKVPTLELNPMTVPDVTLMKGLTTQDGALAAYGPGAADVVNLDQWRAKVRVQQVAFTMAKVLTQQWLADRGDVIPTHRLFPQLLGYTTRFLAEKLKLSGNRAPQDVALNPYFQQAVGILFDSLVPVDESGKTQERPIIVPGPAGERSTRHVEFFTGRQPWPVQKCHLNAIVADTKTWEQAAATALDAHEGVAKWVKNDHLGFIVPYRKDGIRRRYLPDFIVDLTTGERLMVEVKGQPGDAEVKAQAAHRWCTAVNNDGRFGRWSYHIVRQPPDLMKLLDKLTGVI from the coding sequence ATGAGCCAAATCAACGCCGTCGAAGCGCCCATCATCAACAGCCCCTACGACCCGCCGGCCTTCCACTGGCACATCGAAGAGGGCAAGCACCCGGAGAAGCGGCCAGGCCGGCGCTTGGCCTCGTACTTCTTCCGCGTGCCCGACCGCGCGGCGCGCGGGCGCAAGGCCAAGGGCCAGCAGTCGCTGCTGGACGACGCATCCAAGGGCCAGGAATACCTGCTGGACCTGGCCAACCTCATCCGCCAGCGGCTGCAGGAGTGGCGCGAGCGCGACTATGCCGGCGCCACCAAGGTCACGCGGGAACTGCTGGAACTGTGGCGCTCGCCTGACCGTTCGCAGCGGCTGTTCTTCGCCCAGCTCGAAGCAGTGGAGACGGTGCTGTTCCTGGTGGAGGGGCCGGACGACCTGAAGCAGGGCATCAACGTGCCCAGCGACGAGCCAGGCGACGACGCCAAGGCCGAGGGCTACAAGGCCTTCGTGCGCTATGCGCTGAAGATGGCCACGGGCAGCGGCAAGACCACGGTGATGGGCATGCTGTCGGCCTGGTCCATCCTGAACAAGGTGGCCCAGCCGCAGGCCTCGGCCTATTCGGACACGGTGCTCATCGTGTGCCCGAACGTCACCATCCGCGACCGCCTGCGCGAGCTCGACCCCAACCTGGACGAGCTCAGCCTGTACCGCACCCGGCAACTGGTGCCGCTGCACCGCATGCCGGACCTGCGCAAGGGCGAGGTCTTCATCACCAACTGGCACAACCTGGAGCGCCGCGAGCTGACCGACGTGAACGGCACGTCGGCCAAGGTGGTGAAGCGCGGCGTGCCGGTGGAGAAGCTGCGCACCGTGAAGGTGGGCGGCAAGGACGCGGTGACCGAGGCCGACATCCGGCAGCAGGCGCTGACCGGGGCCTTCGACATCCTGCGCGAGCTGCGGGACAACAAGGGCCAGCTCACCGGCTTCGAGGTGAAGGAGGTGCGCTACTACGAGAGCGACACCGCCTTCCTGCGCCGTGTGCTGGGCAACCGCAAGGGGCGCAGCTCGGCCATCCTGGTGATGAACGACGAGGCCCACCACGCCTACCGGCGCGGCAAGCTCGACGCCGAGGACACCTTCGCCATCGACGAGGAAACGGCCGAGGTAGATGCCCGCGAGGCGACGGTGTGGATTGAAGGCCTGGACCGCATCAACAAGGCGCTGGGCGGCCGGACCAACGGCGTGCGGCTGTGCGTGGACCTGTCGGCCACGCCGTTCTTCATCCAGGGCAGCGGCAACGAGGTGGGCAAGCCCTTCCCGTGGGTGGTGTCCGACTTCAGCCTGCTGGAGGCCATCGAAGCCGGCTTGGTGAAGATTCCGCAGCTCCCCACCCAGGACATCGGCGGCACCGAGACGCCGGCCTACTTCAACGTGTGGCGGTGGGTGCAGGAGATTGCCGAGAAGGAAGGCCACAGCGGCAAACTCACGCCCGACGTGCTGATGCGCTACGCCACGCAGCCCATCGTGCAACTGGCCGACGAGTGGCGCAAGACGGCCGAGCAGTGGTCGGCGCAGTTCAAGGCCGGCCACCGCAAGACCGACGTGCCGCCGGTCTTCATCATCGTGTGCCGCGACACCGCGCTGGCCAAGGAGCTGTACGACTGGCTGGCCAATGGCAACCCCACCTACGGCGCGGCGCCTGAGCAGTTCCGCAACGCCCCGGGCCGGGAATGGACCGTGCGGGTGGACAGCAAGGTGGCCGAGGACATCGCGGAAGGCGGCGGCAAAAACGATGAGGCGCGGCGCCTGCGCTTCGTGCTGGAGACCATCGGCAAGACCGGCTGGCCGGGCAACAAGGTGCCCGAAGAGTACGTTGCCATGGTCGAGAAGCACAACCGCAAGGCCCTGGAGGACGACGACAACGGCCTGGTGACCATCGACGCCAGCGTGCCGCCCGGCCGCGACGTGCGCTGCATCATCAGCGTGGCCATGCTGTCCGAGGGCTGGGACGCCACGACCGTGACGCACGTGGTGGGCCTGCGCCCCTTCGGCTCGCAACTGCTGTGCGAACAGGTGGTCGGCCGGGCGCTGCGGCGCACCTCGTACGCGGTGGACGAGGCCACCGGCTTCTTCCGCGAGGAGACGGCCAAAGTCTTCGGCGTGCCCTTCGAGCTCATCCCGTTCAAGGTGGAGGGCGGTGCCCAGCAGCCGCCGTCACCGCCGGCCAACCAGATTTACGCCGTGCCGGCCAAGGCACAGTACGAGCTGGCCTTCCCGGTGGTGGAGGGCTACACCGACCCCGGCGTGACCCGGCTGACCATGGACTGGCCCAAGGTGCCGACCTTGGAGCTGAACCCCATGACGGTGCCGGACGTGACGCTGATGAAGGGCCTGACCACGCAGGACGGTGCCCTGGCCGCCTACGGGCCTGGCGCGGCCGACGTGGTGAACCTGGACCAGTGGCGGGCTAAGGTGCGGGTGCAGCAGGTGGCCTTCACGATGGCCAAGGTGCTGACGCAGCAGTGGCTGGCCGACCGTGGCGATGTCATCCCCACGCACCGCCTGTTCCCGCAACTGCTGGGCTACACGACCCGGTTCCTGGCCGAGAAGCTGAAGCTGTCGGGCAACCGGGCGCCGCAGGACGTGGCACTGAACCCGTACTTCCAGCAGGCGGTGGGCATCCTGTTCGACTCGCTGGTGCCGGTGGACGAGAGCGGCAAGACGCAGGAGCGGCCCATCATCGTGCCGGGCCCGGCGGGCGAGCGCTCGACGCGACACGTCGAGTTCTTCACCGGGCGGCAACCCTGGCCGGTGCAGAAGTGCCACCTGAACGCCATCGTCGCGGACACGAAGACCTGGGAGCAGGCAGCGGCCACCGCACTGGACGCCCACGAGGGTGTCGCCAAGTGGGTCAAGAACGACCACCTGGGCTTCATCGTGCCGTATCGCAAGGACGGCATCCGCCGCCGCTACCTGCCCGACTTCATCGTGGACCTGACGACGGGCGAGCGCCTGATGGTCGAGGTGAAGGGCCAGCCCGGTGACGCCGAGGTGAAGGCCCAGGCCGCGCACCGCTGGTGCACCGCCGTCAACAACGACGGGCGCTTCGGGCGGTGGAGCTATCACATCGTCCGGCAGCCGCCGGACCTGATGAAGCTGCTCGACAAGCTGACTGGCGTCATCTGA
- a CDS encoding helix-turn-helix domain-containing protein, producing MKRPRNRIASTENDRWFERYGKGGYFCLPRAMLFNVVDCIDNAAMYVYLALASCHYEGNTTYAGPHIAKLTGKDERAVRGHLADLETLGLIRREPLGQGFKVLFLCPDRQRIKDGAAEITSRKLARQQRRALAQRAAPSATDGGHQRELLNPPPNEPPLEKPPAS from the coding sequence ATGAAGCGCCCTCGCAACCGCATCGCCAGCACCGAGAACGACCGCTGGTTCGAGCGCTACGGCAAGGGCGGGTACTTCTGCCTGCCGCGGGCGATGCTGTTCAACGTGGTCGACTGCATCGACAACGCGGCCATGTATGTGTACCTCGCTCTCGCCTCCTGCCACTACGAGGGAAACACGACCTACGCTGGGCCGCACATCGCCAAGCTCACGGGCAAGGACGAGCGGGCTGTCCGCGGCCATCTCGCTGACCTGGAAACGCTGGGCCTCATCCGCCGAGAGCCGCTTGGCCAAGGCTTCAAGGTGCTGTTCCTGTGCCCCGACCGCCAGCGCATCAAGGACGGTGCAGCCGAAATCACGTCACGCAAGCTGGCGCGGCAGCAGCGCCGCGCGCTGGCTCAGAGGGCAGCGCCATCAGCGACGGATGGCGGTCACCAACGAGAGTTGCTGAATCCGCCGCCGAACGAACCGCCGCTGGAGAAGCCGCCAGCATCGTGA
- a CDS encoding helix-turn-helix transcriptional regulator, with amino-acid sequence MDKFIPKSALVEALGVSTRTLENWIAQRAFPAPRHLAGSRLSFFDVAEVEAWLERELTEGGQA; translated from the coding sequence ATGGACAAGTTCATCCCCAAGTCCGCGCTGGTCGAAGCCCTCGGCGTCTCGACCCGCACCCTGGAAAACTGGATTGCGCAGCGCGCATTCCCCGCCCCGCGCCACCTGGCAGGCAGCCGGCTGTCGTTCTTCGACGTGGCCGAGGTTGAAGCCTGGCTGGAACGCGAGCTCACCGAAGGGGGCCAGGCATGA